One Anopheles marshallii chromosome 3, idAnoMarsDA_429_01, whole genome shotgun sequence genomic region harbors:
- the LOC128714881 gene encoding transcription initiation factor TFIID subunit 4-like, with the protein MLHVEMPSVGRRRPLSPKNKQLLAVCFCVLLSLPNAALGRKVALSRVTKPTGHRGYANADTAKLSYSPSHSAPASAPKPVAPVYSSAPAGHPQAPPAAPHFPPAGGGQPSYGWNVPGAHGAPGTGGGVYPGAAAAGAAGTGLVAGNVYRSHGHNATGGGFGGGLAHSPPGAYPSYPSQPAQGFPGAPVQHPGGGFPAPAYQPQPGGYVPQQPGGFPHQPSYVPGGHYDQGQPHYQGQPGQTVVHHYEQPSSGGSGIGTVLGAGAAGLAAGIGGAALYDALKPKEGKEEPAAATTAATATTVAAAAPAASETPAPAAGETPAPAANAPLAPMPVNPNGEAPLAPLPTEATPLATTSPVEGDSTTTTTTTGSSSSENPLGMAPLAPMPDSSPATPADATPNVSGSDVEVRHSALNVQPDLSASMAEPASGGAAESVRLSSAISMFALLPVIVKYLRF; encoded by the coding sequence ATGTTGCATGTGGAAATGCCGAGCGTCGGAAGGAGGCGTCCACTTTCGCCTAAAAATAAGCAGTTACTAGCTGTCTGCTTCTGTGTACTGCTTTCCCTACCGAATGCGGCCCTCGGCCGAAAGGTGGCCTTGTCGCGGGTGACGAAACCGACCGGACACCGTGGTTACGCGAACGCGGACACTGCCAAGCTGAGCTATTCGCCGAGTCACTCTGCACCGGCCTCGGCCCCGAAGCCTGTGGCACCCGTGTATTCTTCCGCGCCTGCTGGCCATCCTCAGGCACCACCGGCTGCTCCGCACTTCCCGCCAGCAGGTGGTGGTCAACCATCGTACGGTTGGAATGTTCCTGGTGCGCATGGAGCTCCCGGTACAGGTGGAGGCGTATATCCAGGAGCGGCAGCAGCTGGAGCTGCTGGAACGGGGCTGGTCGCGGGCAATGTGTACCGTTCTCACGGTCACAATGCAACCGGAGGTGGTTTTGGAGGTGGTTTGGCTCACTCACCGCCGGGTGCCTATCCTTCCTATCCGTCCCAGCCGGCTCAAGGATTCCCGGGTGCTCCGGTACAACATCCAGGAGGTGGTTTCCCTGCACCCGCCTACCAACCACAACCGGGTGGATACGTCCCACAGCAACCGGGTGGATTCCCTCATCAACCGTCGTACGTACCCGGTGGACACTACGATCAGGGACAACCTCACTACCAGGGACAACCGGGTCAGACCGTTGTTCACCACTACGAGCAGCCTTCGAGCGGAGGTAGCGGTATTGGAACGGTGTTGGGCGCTGGTGCAGCTGGACTGGCCGCAGGTATTGGCGGTGCTGCCCTTTACGATGCGTTGAAACCGAAAGAAGGCAAGGAAGAACCTGCGGCGGCTACAACTGCCGCTACCGCGACGActgttgctgcagctgctCCGGCAGCTAGTGAGACACCCGCTCCTGCAGCTGGTGAGACACCCGCTCCCGCAGCCAATGCCCCCTTGGCACCGATGCCCGTTAACCCCAACGGTGAGGCACCTCTAGCACCATTACCAACGGAAGCGACACCGCTGGCAACTACTTCACCAGTAGAGGGCGATAgtacaaccaccaccactactactgGAAGCAGTTCATCAGAGAACCCGCTCGGTATGGCACCACTGGCACCGATGCCCGATTCATCTCCTGCCACTCCGGCCGACGCTACACCGAATGTATCCGGCTCGGATGTGGAGGTACGTCACTCGGCCCTCAACGTACAGCCAGATCTGTCCGCTTCGATGGCTGAACCGGCGAGCGGTGGCGCTGCCGAGTCCGTGCGCCTCTCGTCCGCCATTTCGATGTTCGCCCTGTTGCCAGTCATCGTGAAGTATCTGCGCTTTTAG